CCGCATCATCGAGTATGTCGGCGAGCGCATCACGAAGGCCGAGGCGCAGCGGCGCGAGGACCGCCGCCTGGCGCGCCGGGCGGCCGGCGGGGACGGGTGTGTGTATGTTTTCGAGGTCAACCAGCGCCACGACATCGACGGCCAGGTGCAGTGGAATCCCGCGCGGCACATCAACCACTCCTGCGCGCCGAACTGTGAGGCGCAAATGGGCCGGGGGCGGATCTGGATCGTCGCGCTCCGCGATATCGCGCCGGATGAGGAACTGACCTACGATTACGGCTTCAGCTATGCCGAGTCCCGGCATCATCCGTGCCATTGCGGGGCCAAGGACTGCGTGGGCTTCATCGTGGATCAGGCCCAACGCTGGCGGGTGCGGCGGGCCTCCCGGGGTTTGAAGTAAGCCGGAAACTGGCTACGTCTTGCGCCACCCCATACCCCATGCGCCCCTTATTCGCCGTGCTGCTGGTGGTCGTGTTGAACGCAACCGTCCTCGCCGCTCCTTCCGAACCGCAATTGCTCCGCGTCACCTACCCGAGCCCGGCGCTCAAGGCCGAGCGCGACTACTTCGTGTATCTGCCGCCGGGTTTCGAGAAGCAGGAGAAGTGGCCGGTGATTCTTTTTCTCCACGGCAACGGGCAGCGGGGTGACGGCAAAGGCGAGCTCGATTATGTGCTGGAACACGGACCGCTCTTCGAGGCCTGGTGCCAGCGGCGGGATCTGCCGTTCGTGATCATCGCCCCGCAGATGCCGATGCAGGACCAGGGCGGGCTGGACTACATCAAGGACCGGACGCCCGACCAGATCCCGCGCCGGAAGCCGGAAGGCACCAACCCGCTGCGTTGGTTTCCCCGCAGCCAGTTGCCGATGGACGGCGTGCGGTCCGAGCCGTTGCCGGCCGAGCTGGGTGACTTGCGGCAGGATCCGCGGGGGTGGAACATCCTGGAGCGCGACCTGCTCGCGATGATCGACACGGTGATCGCCCGATACCGGGGCGACCCCCGACGGGTTTACCTGACCGGTCTGAGCCTGGGCGGGGAGGGCAGCTGGGCGCTCGCGGCCGCCCACCCGTCGCGGTTCGCCGCGGTCGCCCCCGTCGTGGGTTATGGCCCGCCGTCCGTTGCCCCCGCGCTGGTGGCGGCGCGCCTGCCCGTGTGGGTGTTTGCCGGTGGTCGCGACACCGCGGAGCCGCTGCAGTACTTTTACCCGCTGGTGAACGAACTCGAAAGACTGGGCCATCCCGGCGTGCGCTTCACCATCGAGGCCGATCTCGGCCACGATGCGTGGATGCGCGTCTATGCCGGCCAGGACCTCTACGACTGGTTTCTCGCGCACACGAAGTGAGCGGTCCTCACTTCGCCGGGGCGAACAGTCCGGCCAGTTCCTTCTTCGGATTGATGAAGCGGATGGCGGTGATCTTGCCGGCATCGTCGAGCGTGAGCACGGTGAGCTTGTCCTCCTCCGTCGGGTAACGGGCGAGGAAGTTCTCGGCGTCGGCGAGGAGGATGCGATGCGGGTATTTGCGCATCTTCGGCAGGGCGAAGGCGCGGCCGATGCCCGGCATGCCGTGGATGTTCGCGATGAAGAGGGCCCGGTGCTGGTCAAGGAACCCGGCGGGCTGCTCCTCGAAGTAGCCGTTGGCCGCCTTGCCGCTGCCCATCTCGAACGAGACGATGACCAGGCGAGCACCGCCGGTGTAGGTGAAGGTGCGGTCGTGCTGGTCCTTGGTCGTGAAGGCTTCGAAGGTGTCGCCCACCCGGTAGGGCGCGGCGGCGAGGCCGAGGGTGACCAGGCAGAAAAGGAGCAGGGTGCGGATTGGCATGGCCGGAGCGAAGCAAAGATGCCGGCGAAAGGACACCGCGAAAACAAGCGTGCGCCGGGTGCCGGACCACGCCAACATCGACGCATGAGCACCGCCGCCGAGATCAAGTCACTCATCCTGCGTCACCCGAAGCTGACCTTGGCCGCGGCCGAAAGCCTCACGGGCGGGCAGGTGCAGGCGCGCCTCACGTCGGTTTCGGGCGCTTCGGAGTATTTTCTCGGCGGGGTCACCGCCTACTCGCTCGCACAAAAGGTGAAGCTGCTCGGGGTGAACCGCGTGCACGCGAAGACGGTGGACTGCGTGTCGCAGCGCGTGGCGGTCGAGATGGCCGCCGGTGCGGCGCAGCTGTTCGGCGCCGACCTCGCGGTGGCCACGACCGGCTATGCCGAGCCCGCACCCGCGAAGAAGGTGCGCACGCCGCAGGCGTGGTGGGCGCTTTGCCACCGGCATCGGGGTGCGGCCGTGGTGCTCTCGGGACAGATCGAGATACCGGGCGCCGATCGCGTCACCGTGCAGGAGCGTGTCGCCGAGGCCGTGCTAGCCGAGGTGGTGAATTATCTGCGGCAATTTCGCGGCTAGACCGGAAGCGGGTGGGTCGCGCTGTAAGAAATCCCGGCGTTTCGCTACGTGGCTCCACGTATGGCGGAGAGTGCAAACGATTGGTATCTTGGAGGTGTCACTCAACTCCCTGACTTCTCCACGCATGCACCTGCTCCGCGCCCTCCGCACATCCTCCCTTTGGCTTGCTGCCGCCCTCGCGTCGCAGGCTCTCGCCAGCCCGATCCTCTATTACACGCCGTCGTTGGTGAGCAACGGCTTGGGCAAGCCCAGTTCAAGCCAGTTTACCACC
This DNA window, taken from Oleiharenicola lentus, encodes the following:
- a CDS encoding SET domain-containing protein; protein product: MSRGAVRAKLPANICRLRSGLHGWGLFARDFIAQDTRIIEYVGERITKAEAQRREDRRLARRAAGGDGCVYVFEVNQRHDIDGQVQWNPARHINHSCAPNCEAQMGRGRIWIVALRDIAPDEELTYDYGFSYAESRHHPCHCGAKDCVGFIVDQAQRWRVRRASRGLK
- a CDS encoding PHB depolymerase family esterase; translated protein: MRPLFAVLLVVVLNATVLAAPSEPQLLRVTYPSPALKAERDYFVYLPPGFEKQEKWPVILFLHGNGQRGDGKGELDYVLEHGPLFEAWCQRRDLPFVIIAPQMPMQDQGGLDYIKDRTPDQIPRRKPEGTNPLRWFPRSQLPMDGVRSEPLPAELGDLRQDPRGWNILERDLLAMIDTVIARYRGDPRRVYLTGLSLGGEGSWALAAAHPSRFAAVAPVVGYGPPSVAPALVAARLPVWVFAGGRDTAEPLQYFYPLVNELERLGHPGVRFTIEADLGHDAWMRVYAGQDLYDWFLAHTK
- a CDS encoding CinA family protein yields the protein MSTAAEIKSLILRHPKLTLAAAESLTGGQVQARLTSVSGASEYFLGGVTAYSLAQKVKLLGVNRVHAKTVDCVSQRVAVEMAAGAAQLFGADLAVATTGYAEPAPAKKVRTPQAWWALCHRHRGAAVVLSGQIEIPGADRVTVQERVAEAVLAEVVNYLRQFRG